A window of Longispora fulva contains these coding sequences:
- a CDS encoding MFS transporter, translating to MVATRELRAVLSRRGFRRMLGVRLSSQFADGLFQAGIGGSVLFNPQMHSSPVSIAAGFAILLLPYSMIGPYVGVFLDRWSRRNILVMANLTRALLIVPSAALLWFGHADLPFALIALVIIAVNRFFLACLSASLRHVVEDERLATANAVANTLGTIAFTAGLATAVGLLSVVGAKFHGYAIIVLTALLGYAASSLLAKVLFHWEALGPDAADRQRHSHLSVPQALAVAARGMVDGARHLRSRKVAYYALLAQGGARGLYGLLTIATLLFAKTMGHGKEFLGLVFAFGAVGALVAALVTPAATRKWGGQLWLLALLAVDAGAIAALTLSFKPWMLLGGVFVLNIASGGMKIVVDTSIQHECDDEYQGRVFSVNDTAFNSLNVVGLFIGAYLLPVDGRSVLAMVCIAAGYATLATWYFSVLRRGTLIRA from the coding sequence GTGGTTGCCACTCGGGAGTTGCGCGCTGTGCTGTCCCGGCGAGGGTTCCGCCGGATGCTGGGCGTCCGGCTGTCGAGCCAGTTCGCCGACGGGCTGTTCCAGGCGGGCATCGGCGGCAGCGTCCTGTTCAACCCCCAGATGCACAGCAGCCCGGTGTCGATCGCGGCGGGATTCGCGATCCTCCTGCTGCCGTACTCGATGATCGGCCCTTATGTCGGGGTCTTCCTCGACCGGTGGAGCCGGCGCAACATCCTGGTGATGGCGAACCTGACCCGCGCGCTCCTGATCGTGCCGTCGGCGGCGCTGCTGTGGTTCGGGCACGCGGATCTGCCGTTCGCCCTGATCGCGCTCGTGATCATCGCGGTGAACCGGTTCTTCCTGGCCTGCCTGTCCGCGTCGCTGCGGCACGTGGTGGAGGACGAACGGCTGGCCACCGCCAACGCCGTGGCGAACACGCTGGGCACGATCGCGTTCACTGCCGGGCTGGCCACCGCGGTCGGGCTGCTGTCGGTGGTCGGGGCGAAATTCCACGGGTACGCCATCATCGTGCTCACCGCCCTCCTCGGCTACGCCGCGTCCTCCCTGCTGGCGAAGGTCCTCTTCCACTGGGAGGCCCTCGGCCCCGACGCGGCCGACCGGCAGCGGCACAGCCACCTGTCCGTGCCGCAGGCCCTCGCCGTCGCGGCCCGGGGCATGGTCGACGGCGCCCGGCACCTGAGGTCGCGCAAGGTGGCCTACTACGCGCTGCTCGCCCAGGGCGGCGCGCGGGGCCTGTACGGCCTGCTGACCATCGCCACCCTGCTGTTCGCGAAGACGATGGGGCACGGCAAGGAGTTCCTCGGGCTGGTCTTCGCGTTCGGCGCGGTCGGCGCGCTGGTCGCGGCCCTGGTCACCCCGGCGGCGACCCGGAAGTGGGGCGGTCAGCTGTGGCTGCTCGCGCTGCTCGCCGTCGACGCCGGGGCGATCGCCGCGCTGACCCTGAGCTTCAAGCCGTGGATGCTGCTCGGCGGGGTGTTCGTGCTGAACATCGCCTCCGGGGGCATGAAGATCGTGGTGGACACGTCGATCCAGCACGAGTGCGATGACGAGTACCAGGGTCGGGTGTTCAGCGTGAACGACACCGCCTTCAACTCGCTGAACGTGGTGGGGCTGTTCATCGGGGCGTATCTGCTGCCGGTCGACGGCAGGTCGGTGCTCGCGATGGTGTGCATCGCCGCCGGGTACGCGACCCTCGCCACCTGGTATTTCTCGGTGCTGCGCCGGGGGACCCTGATCCGCGCGTAG
- a CDS encoding helicase HerA-like domain-containing protein: MTSELVDKVTAGYTFNSPTLDLGALVVDGVGVPTAQIRIPLAVLNRHGLVAGATGTGKTKTLQVMAEQLSTAGVPVFLADIKGDVSGMAVPGESNDKLVARAAEIGQTWQPTAYPCEFYALGGKGTGIPVRATITSFGPTLLSKVLGLSDVQESSLNLIFHFADKNGLPLLDLKDLRAVIQHLTSDEGAEALKELGGLSKQTAGVLLRELIGFADKGADEFFGEPEFVTTDLLRTAPDGRGLVSIMELPGVVAQPALFSTFLMWLLADLFNDLPEVGDLDKPKLVFFFDEAHLLFKDASKAFLESITQTVRLIRSKGVGIFFVTQTPKDVPGDVLAQLGNRVQHALRAYTPEDAKNLKATVSTYPTSDYDLAQVLTSLGIGEAIVTVLSDKGAPTPVAWTKLRAPQSLMAPAPAEVLDAAVKSSPLYPKYAEMVDRESAYEILMAKVAAQPETPAAPAPAPKQARAPKEEPGMVQQVMESSAVKSFLRSAATSIGREITRSIFGTARKRR; this comes from the coding sequence ATGACTTCGGAGTTGGTGGACAAGGTCACGGCCGGATACACGTTCAATTCGCCCACCCTCGACCTTGGCGCGCTCGTCGTGGACGGAGTCGGGGTGCCGACAGCGCAGATCCGCATCCCGTTGGCCGTTCTCAACCGGCACGGGCTGGTGGCCGGCGCGACCGGTACCGGAAAGACGAAGACCCTCCAGGTCATGGCCGAGCAGCTGTCCACGGCCGGCGTGCCGGTCTTCCTCGCCGACATCAAGGGCGACGTCTCGGGGATGGCCGTCCCGGGCGAGTCGAACGACAAACTCGTCGCGCGCGCCGCCGAGATCGGCCAGACCTGGCAGCCGACCGCCTACCCGTGCGAGTTCTACGCGCTGGGCGGCAAGGGGACGGGCATCCCGGTCCGGGCGACGATCACCTCGTTCGGGCCGACGCTGCTGTCGAAGGTGCTGGGCCTGTCGGACGTACAGGAATCCTCGCTGAACCTGATCTTCCACTTCGCGGACAAGAACGGCCTACCGCTTCTCGACCTGAAGGACCTGCGCGCCGTCATCCAGCACTTGACCAGCGACGAGGGCGCCGAGGCGCTCAAGGAACTCGGCGGACTGTCCAAGCAGACGGCCGGCGTGCTGCTCCGCGAGCTGATCGGCTTCGCCGACAAGGGGGCCGACGAGTTCTTCGGCGAGCCGGAGTTCGTGACCACCGACCTGCTGCGCACCGCCCCAGACGGCCGGGGCCTCGTCTCGATCATGGAACTGCCCGGCGTGGTCGCCCAGCCCGCGCTGTTCTCCACGTTCCTGATGTGGCTGCTCGCCGACCTGTTCAACGACCTGCCAGAGGTCGGCGACCTGGACAAGCCCAAGCTGGTGTTCTTCTTCGACGAGGCGCACCTGCTGTTCAAGGACGCCTCGAAGGCGTTCCTGGAGTCGATCACGCAGACCGTCCGGCTGATCCGGTCCAAGGGCGTCGGCATCTTCTTCGTGACCCAGACCCCGAAGGACGTGCCCGGCGACGTGCTCGCCCAGCTCGGCAACCGGGTGCAGCACGCGCTGCGGGCGTACACGCCGGAGGACGCCAAGAACCTCAAGGCCACGGTGTCGACGTATCCGACGTCCGACTACGACCTCGCCCAGGTGCTCACCTCGCTCGGGATCGGCGAGGCCATCGTGACGGTCCTGTCCGACAAGGGCGCGCCGACGCCCGTGGCGTGGACGAAGCTGCGCGCGCCGCAGTCACTGATGGCTCCGGCGCCGGCCGAGGTGCTGGATGCGGCCGTGAAGTCGTCTCCGCTGTACCCAAAATATGCGGAAATGGTGGATCGGGAGTCGGCGTACGAGATCCTGATGGCGAAGGTCGCGGCGCAACCCGAGACGCCGGCCGCGCCCGCGCCCGCTCCGAAGCAGGCCCGGGCGCCGAAGGAGGAACCCGGCATGGTCCAGCAGGTCATGGAGTCCAGCGCCGTGAAGAGTTTCCTGCGCTCGGCGGCCACCTCGATCGGCCGCGAGATCACCAGATCTATTTTTGGTACGGCACGGAAACGGCGCTAG
- a CDS encoding peptidylprolyl isomerase — MTMPTAPPDRPASRARWLIALVIVCAVLACGGLTAGGIAAWITLRHTSSDSAAPAEPVPSAPGTTARPGGTSAPGTTARPGGTSAPGTVDGCVWTPASTMDSTLRPAQPTTVERRRMTGTIVTNLGTITIDLYGDKAPCSVAALRSLAGQGYYDNVTCHRVTTPADGLVVLQCGDPSGKGTGGPGYQYAEENLPVGQANPYPRGTLAMARTMMPGTNGSQFFIVGADAQLPADYSVVGTVTHGMEIVDQVVAGGHDTTNERPKIPVTMTKVTVS; from the coding sequence ATGACGATGCCGACCGCTCCGCCCGACCGCCCCGCCTCCCGCGCCAGATGGCTGATCGCGCTGGTCATCGTGTGCGCGGTGTTGGCCTGTGGCGGTCTGACCGCCGGCGGGATCGCCGCCTGGATCACACTGCGCCACACATCCTCCGATTCCGCCGCGCCGGCCGAGCCCGTCCCGTCGGCCCCGGGCACCACGGCGAGGCCGGGCGGCACCTCGGCCCCGGGCACCACGGCGAGGCCGGGCGGCACCTCGGCCCCGGGCACCGTCGACGGCTGCGTCTGGACCCCGGCGAGCACCATGGACTCGACCCTCAGACCCGCCCAGCCGACGACCGTCGAGCGCCGGAGGATGACGGGCACGATCGTCACGAACCTCGGCACGATCACCATCGACCTGTACGGGGACAAGGCGCCCTGCTCGGTCGCGGCCCTGCGCAGCCTCGCCGGCCAGGGCTACTACGACAATGTGACGTGCCACCGCGTCACCACGCCCGCCGACGGTCTCGTGGTGCTCCAGTGCGGCGATCCGTCGGGGAAGGGCACCGGAGGACCCGGCTACCAGTACGCCGAGGAAAACCTGCCGGTCGGCCAGGCGAACCCCTACCCGCGCGGCACCCTGGCCATGGCGCGGACGATGATGCCGGGCACGAACGGCAGCCAGTTCTTCATCGTGGGCGCCGACGCGCAGCTGCCGGCGGACTACTCCGTGGTCGGCACCGTGACGCACGGGATGGAGATCGTCGACCAGGTCGTCGCCGGCGGGCACGACACCACCAACGAACGGCCCAAGATCCCGGTGACCATGACCAAGGTGACCGTCAGCTAG
- a CDS encoding CCA tRNA nucleotidyltransferase produces MSENDHRALTAAQQRGVAELLRISPVADELGKRFAAAGHELHLVGGSVRDALLGRLGDDLDFATDAHPEQTLDLLKNWAEAIWETGREFGTIGATKHGFRVEITTYRAEAYDGLSRNPVVQYGTSLADDLVRRDFTINAMAVSLPGHEFTDLFDGLGDLARKVIRTPGAPQDSFGDDPLRMLRAARFAAQLEFAVAPEVRQAMTDMAADLDRITAERIRDEFNKLLCGADPLAGLRLLVDSGLAERFLPELPDLRMSIDEHAQHKDVYEHTLTVVSNAVSLEENGADLVLRLAALLHDIGKPETKAIEGDGRVSFHHHEVVGARMTRARLKAMKYPKDVINAVNQLVFLHLRFYGYGRGEWTDSAVRRYVTDAGELLPQLHKLVRSDCTTRNKRKAAALSSTYDMLEERIARIAAAEDLARVRPDLDGNAIMELLGLPPGPLVGQAWRFLKELRLERGPLEHDDAVAALRDWAREQGLTS; encoded by the coding sequence ATGTCTGAGAACGATCACCGAGCGTTGACGGCCGCCCAGCAGCGGGGCGTCGCCGAGCTGCTGCGCATCTCCCCCGTCGCCGACGAGTTGGGCAAGCGCTTCGCGGCCGCCGGGCACGAGCTGCATCTCGTCGGGGGTTCCGTCCGTGACGCCCTGCTGGGCAGGCTCGGCGACGACCTCGACTTCGCCACCGACGCGCACCCCGAGCAGACCCTCGACCTGTTGAAGAACTGGGCCGAGGCGATATGGGAGACCGGTCGGGAGTTCGGGACGATCGGGGCCACCAAACACGGCTTCCGCGTCGAGATCACGACATACCGTGCTGAAGCGTACGACGGGCTGTCGCGCAACCCGGTCGTGCAGTACGGCACCTCGCTCGCCGACGACCTGGTCCGCCGCGACTTCACGATCAACGCGATGGCCGTCTCGCTGCCCGGGCACGAGTTCACCGACCTGTTCGACGGGCTCGGCGACCTGGCCCGGAAGGTGATCCGGACCCCGGGCGCGCCCCAGGACTCGTTCGGCGACGACCCGCTCCGGATGCTGCGGGCGGCCCGGTTCGCCGCGCAGTTGGAGTTCGCCGTGGCCCCCGAGGTCCGGCAGGCGATGACGGACATGGCCGCCGACCTGGACCGGATCACGGCCGAGCGGATCCGCGACGAGTTCAACAAGCTGCTCTGCGGCGCCGACCCGCTCGCCGGGCTCCGGCTGCTCGTGGACAGCGGGCTGGCCGAGCGGTTCCTGCCCGAGCTGCCGGACCTGCGGATGTCCATCGACGAGCACGCCCAGCACAAGGACGTCTACGAGCACACCCTGACCGTGGTCAGCAACGCCGTGTCCCTGGAGGAGAACGGCGCGGACCTGGTGCTGCGGCTCGCCGCCCTGCTGCACGACATCGGCAAGCCCGAGACCAAGGCCATCGAGGGGGACGGCCGGGTGTCGTTCCACCACCACGAGGTGGTCGGCGCGCGGATGACCCGGGCGCGGCTGAAGGCGATGAAGTACCCGAAGGATGTGATCAACGCCGTCAACCAGCTGGTGTTCCTGCACCTGCGGTTCTACGGCTACGGCCGCGGCGAGTGGACCGACTCGGCCGTGCGGCGCTACGTCACCGACGCCGGCGAGCTGCTCCCCCAGCTGCACAAGCTGGTCCGCTCCGACTGCACCACCCGGAACAAGCGCAAGGCCGCGGCCCTGTCCAGCACGTACGACATGCTGGAGGAGCGGATCGCCCGGATCGCCGCCGCCGAGGACCTGGCCAGGGTGCGGCCGGACCTCGACGGCAACGCGATCATGGAGCTGCTCGGGTTGCCGCCGGGTCCGCTGGTCGGTCAGGCCTGGCGGTTCCTCAAGGAGCTGCGCCTGGAGCGCGGGCCGCTGGAGCACGACGACGCCGTGGCGGCGCTGAGGGACTGGGCCCGCGAACAGGGTCTGACTAGCTGA
- the murJ gene encoding murein biosynthesis integral membrane protein MurJ: MRQPDPDATVILPIVPEADPDATQLLAVVPAEAPQPARSGAPAAEEKSIGRSSAGMALGSLVSRGTGFLRTLLVTAALGSAVGDAYTNATLFPGMVYELLLGGVLSSVLVPLLVRARDSDDDRGEKYTQRLLTAAVLFLGLATLLAVAAAPLLARIVANGAQLDLTTTWAYMVLPTIFFYGLAALFAAVLNTRGHFAAPMWAPILNNLVLCGAAGLVLVMTTAKPTLADTPTGTVWIIGLGTASGIVLQAVSLIPALRKVGFRWAWRFDFRALRLREIARLGGWMVCYVAVSQVAVFAIAKLASYASDKHEPGILIYNNVYLLMMMAHGIVAVSILTALMPRLSAAAAAGRNHEVVDYLAKGTRLVVVLLAPISVIYMVLNVPIGVTLFKAGNFEQADALSTGIVTAAAAFALIPFAVSQLQTFAFYSLPDTRTPALINIPVVAVRIGVDVLWWLLFSLSSLAAGLMFGNALSFLAAVGLSGLLLRRRLGPLGLRAIGITVAKVAGAALVATAAGYAVTLPFDPETGGKVYNALVLVLGSAVIGLVYLGVAHLLRIAEVTEAIGMVKRKLGR; encoded by the coding sequence ATGAGGCAGCCGGACCCCGACGCGACAGTGATCCTGCCCATCGTGCCCGAGGCCGACCCGGACGCCACCCAGCTGCTCGCGGTCGTGCCGGCGGAGGCCCCACAGCCGGCCCGTTCGGGCGCACCAGCCGCCGAGGAGAAGAGCATCGGCCGGAGCAGCGCCGGCATGGCTCTGGGCAGCCTGGTCAGCCGGGGTACGGGCTTCCTGCGCACCCTGCTCGTCACGGCCGCCCTCGGCTCGGCGGTCGGGGACGCGTACACGAACGCGACCCTGTTCCCCGGCATGGTCTACGAGCTGCTGCTCGGCGGGGTGCTCTCCAGCGTGCTGGTGCCCCTGCTGGTGCGCGCCCGGGACTCCGACGACGACCGGGGGGAGAAGTACACCCAGAGGTTACTGACGGCGGCGGTGCTGTTCCTGGGCCTGGCGACGCTGCTGGCGGTGGCAGCGGCGCCCCTGCTCGCCCGGATCGTGGCCAACGGCGCACAGCTGGACCTCACCACCACCTGGGCGTACATGGTGCTGCCCACGATCTTCTTCTACGGCCTGGCGGCGCTGTTCGCGGCCGTCCTGAACACCCGGGGGCACTTCGCGGCCCCGATGTGGGCCCCGATCCTCAACAACCTGGTGCTGTGCGGCGCGGCCGGTCTGGTGCTGGTGATGACGACCGCCAAGCCCACCCTCGCCGACACCCCGACCGGCACCGTGTGGATCATCGGCCTCGGCACGGCCTCCGGCATCGTGCTCCAGGCGGTCTCGCTCATCCCGGCCCTGCGCAAGGTCGGCTTCCGGTGGGCCTGGCGGTTCGACTTCCGGGCGCTGCGGCTGCGGGAGATCGCCCGGCTCGGCGGCTGGATGGTCTGCTACGTGGCGGTCAGCCAGGTCGCGGTGTTCGCGATCGCCAAGCTCGCCAGCTACGCCTCGGACAAGCATGAGCCCGGCATCCTGATCTACAACAACGTGTACCTGCTGATGATGATGGCGCACGGGATCGTGGCGGTGTCGATCCTGACCGCGCTGATGCCCCGGCTGAGCGCTGCCGCCGCAGCCGGGCGCAACCACGAGGTGGTCGACTACCTGGCGAAGGGCACCCGGCTCGTGGTGGTGCTGCTGGCCCCGATCTCCGTGATCTACATGGTGCTCAACGTGCCGATCGGCGTCACCCTGTTCAAGGCCGGCAACTTCGAGCAGGCCGACGCGCTGTCGACGGGCATCGTGACGGCGGCCGCGGCGTTCGCGCTGATCCCGTTCGCGGTGAGCCAGCTGCAGACCTTCGCGTTCTACTCCCTGCCTGACACCCGCACCCCGGCCCTGATCAACATTCCGGTGGTCGCGGTCCGGATCGGCGTGGACGTCCTCTGGTGGCTCCTGTTCTCCCTCAGCTCCCTGGCTGCCGGCCTGATGTTCGGCAACGCGCTGTCGTTCCTGGCCGCGGTCGGGTTGTCCGGCCTGCTGCTGCGCCGGCGGCTGGGCCCGCTGGGGCTGCGCGCGATCGGGATCACGGTGGCGAAGGTGGCGGGGGCCGCGCTGGTGGCCACGGCCGCCGGGTACGCGGTGACGCTGCCGTTCGACCCGGAGACCGGGGGCAAGGTCTACAACGCCCTGGTGCTGGTGCTCGGCTCGGCCGTGATCGGGCTGGTCTACCTCGGCGTCGCGCACCTGCTGCGGATCGCCGAGGTCACCGAGGCGATCGGCATGGTCAAGCGCAAGCTCGGCCGCTAG
- a CDS encoding flotillin family protein produces MSSILFAIIGGALLLLLIVLFVLSRIKVAGPNEAFIVTGRKGKATTAADGTVVTDMSGQKVVMGASVFVMPVVQRLYILDLSSREIPVSITGAVSKQGIRCDADAVAIVKVGGTAEAIRPAAQRFLHQQDKIAAFTAQVLAGALRSIVGRLTVEEIIRDRAAFAAEVAEEVENTLSHQGLVLDAFQLEDIRTAGSYLQDLGRPEAARVLQTAAIAEAQARQAAEQARMRAEELIAEANRNLALKQAEVQSEIDAAKARSAAAGPLAEAERQQAILMEQQKVAERNAELKERELNTEVRKPADAARYKLEQEAEAARNAAVFQADAQRQAAVARAQAEAETARLNGEGEKSRRTALAEANAIEGAKEGEAEKLRRQAIADAVEREGAAEASAILAKGQAEAEAMEKKAEAFARYGEAAILDLLVKVLPQVVKEASAPMASIDKLTVISTDGASSLTKSVASNVAQGLQLGTDLTGIDLAGLLAKLGGAAADTKVLDAE; encoded by the coding sequence ATGAGCTCGATCCTGTTCGCCATCATCGGCGGCGCCCTCCTACTTCTCCTGATCGTGTTGTTCGTCCTGTCCCGGATCAAGGTCGCCGGGCCGAATGAGGCGTTCATCGTCACCGGTCGCAAGGGCAAGGCGACCACAGCCGCCGACGGTACGGTCGTGACGGACATGTCCGGCCAGAAGGTCGTCATGGGCGCCTCGGTGTTCGTCATGCCGGTCGTCCAGCGGCTCTACATCCTCGACCTGTCCAGCCGGGAGATCCCGGTGTCGATCACGGGCGCGGTCAGCAAGCAGGGCATCCGCTGCGACGCCGACGCCGTGGCCATCGTCAAGGTCGGCGGCACCGCCGAGGCCATCCGGCCAGCCGCCCAGCGGTTCCTGCACCAGCAGGACAAGATCGCCGCCTTCACGGCCCAGGTGCTCGCTGGCGCGCTGCGCTCCATCGTCGGCCGGCTCACCGTCGAGGAGATCATCCGGGACCGGGCGGCGTTCGCGGCCGAGGTCGCCGAGGAGGTCGAGAACACGCTGTCCCACCAGGGGCTGGTGCTCGACGCCTTCCAGTTGGAGGACATCCGCACCGCCGGGTCGTACCTGCAGGACCTCGGTCGGCCCGAGGCCGCCCGGGTGCTGCAGACCGCGGCGATCGCCGAGGCACAGGCCCGGCAGGCCGCCGAGCAGGCCCGGATGCGCGCCGAGGAGCTGATCGCCGAGGCGAACCGGAACCTGGCGCTCAAGCAGGCCGAGGTGCAGTCCGAGATCGACGCGGCCAAGGCCCGGTCGGCCGCCGCCGGTCCGCTGGCCGAGGCCGAGCGCCAGCAGGCCATCCTCATGGAGCAGCAGAAGGTCGCCGAGCGCAACGCGGAGCTCAAGGAGCGCGAGCTCAACACCGAGGTGCGCAAGCCGGCCGACGCGGCGCGGTACAAGCTGGAGCAGGAGGCCGAGGCCGCCCGCAACGCCGCGGTGTTCCAGGCCGACGCCCAGCGCCAGGCCGCCGTCGCGCGCGCCCAGGCCGAGGCGGAGACGGCCCGGCTGAACGGTGAGGGTGAGAAGTCCCGGCGTACGGCGCTGGCGGAGGCCAACGCGATCGAGGGCGCCAAGGAGGGTGAGGCCGAGAAGCTCCGCCGGCAGGCCATCGCCGACGCCGTCGAGCGCGAGGGTGCCGCCGAGGCCTCCGCGATTCTCGCCAAGGGTCAGGCCGAGGCCGAGGCGATGGAGAAGAAGGCCGAGGCGTTCGCCCGGTACGGCGAGGCCGCCATCCTCGACCTCCTCGTCAAGGTGCTGCCGCAGGTCGTCAAGGAGGCGTCCGCGCCGATGGCCTCGATCGACAAGCTGACCGTGATCTCCACGGACGGCGCGTCGTCGCTCACCAAGTCGGTCGCGTCGAACGTGGCTCAGGGGCTGCAGCTCGGCACCGACCTGACCGGGATCGACCTCGCCGGCCTGCTGGCCAAGCTCGGCGGGGCCGCGGCCGACACGAAGGTTCTCGACGCGGAGTAG